A region of the Kribbella sp. NBC_01245 genome:
GCGAAACCGACCATGCGGGTGTTCTCGTTGTCGTCGGCGCAGAGGCGCTGGATCACGCCCCACGACGAGGGATCGGGTGATTGCAGCTCGGCGCGAGTCGCCGCCATCACTGGGGCTTCGGCCGCTCCGCGCAGGTGTTGCGGCAGCAGCAGCATCAGCTGGGACGGCGCCTGCAGCAGCGCGTCGTCGGCGGGAAGCACGCGGAGCAGGTCGGCGGCACCGGAGAAGCGGGCCGTGATCTCGATGACCGCGGTCGGCACGCCGTACTCCGAGGCGACGGCCGAGACACCGGCGGCGTCACCCTTGAGGTCGAGCAGCGGCACCCAGGCGCCGGCAAAAGCCGAGTCGAGGCCCGCCAGCATCGCGGCAGTGGTCTTGCCTCGACCCGATCGGCCGAGGAATACCGAGGTGGTCGCGTCGCCGAGGGCCGAGCCTGCTGCCGCGTCGAAGCGGACCAGGCCCGGGGTGGAACCGGTCAGGTAACCGATGGCCGGGCCGGAGGCGTCGCCAACCGAGGCACCGCCCCAGAACCACGAGCCGAAGAAGGCGGTGGACTCGCGGACATGCCCGAGGTCCGGCACGCGGAGTTGGTCGCCGGGCAGGGACTCGAGCCAGAGGTCGCGCTGCTCGTCGGCACCAGCGGCGACGGTGATACCGCGGTCGGCGTAGTGCGCGATGACGGCATCGACGTACGTCTCGAGGTCTTCGCGGGTGTCCGCACTGACCAGCAGGCGCGGGTGGTCCTCGACCAGGGTCAGGCCGCTGCGGTTGATATCGCGTTTGACCTCGCGCATCACCCGCTCGGTCTCGACGATCTCGTCGGCGGTCTCCTCGGCGGTGCCCTTCGCGGCGGAACGACGCTGCTCCTTGGCGCTCTTGCGGGTCTCGTCGACGAGGTGGCGGGCCGTCTTCTTGGTGAGGACGCGGAACCGCACCGACGCCTCGACCGTCACGTCGATCTCGTCGCCGTCGTCGTCGATGGCCTTGATCTCGCTCAACGTACGCAGCCACTCCCCGTTGCCCGGAGTCTCGAGCTCCTCGGGGAAGTCGGTCATCGCGAGGACGGTCGTGTATGCCGAGATCTGGCCGCGGGCGTCGTAGATGCGCAGGTGATCGGTGTACGGCACTACGCGGCCGGAGGTCAGCCGGGCCAGCGAGGCGCCGGTGATGAGGCCGCGCTTCGGGGCCGCGATCGCGCCTCGGTGCATCTCGCGGCTGACCAGCCAGGAGATCACCTCGGCCGGCGCGGCGTGGGCCCGCCACACGGTGCTGGCGAGCTGGCGGCCGAGTTTGCGGACGCGCTCGTCGAGGTGGGCCAGTTCGCGGGCGCTGACCCGCCACGACGTCGTACCCAGGGCGTCGCTGATGGCGCCTCGGACCTGGGCGGTGGCGCGCGGGTCGCGGTCGCTGAGGTGGACGCCGAGTGCGACGTACCGCTCGGGCATGCGCATCTCGTCGATGCGGTCGGCGCGGGTCTGGGCCCAGGCCTCGTGGTCGCCGAGGCGGTAGTGGCCGTCGACGCTGTCGATGTAGTCGCGGCCGGTCGAACGGCCCCAGACCACCTTGAGGTGGCTGAGCCGGTCGCCGAGGATCGTCGCGGCCGCGCTCACCGCGGCGTCGAGGGCGGCGTCCTGCTCGGCCTCGGTGGCCAGGTCGGTGTTCGCGACGGAGATCAGGTACCACGCTTCGGCGTGGCGCTCGCTCACGAGCAGGCCGTCCGCGATGGCGACCAGCCGGGGTGGCGGCAGGCCGCGATCCCGGCCGATTCCCACCAGGTTCAGGAGCTTGTCAGCGATCTTCATCAGTGCCTCTTCCCCGTGGTCCGGCGCCGAACCCGATCTAGCTGGTCCGTCCCGAGTAGACGGGCCCGCTGGTTCACCGTGATGTCCGCTCCGGCGCGGACTCTCGGGTCGTGCACGACGACTTCCTCGCGCTCCCATTCGGGAGTCACCCGGGCCTTGGCCAGGTTCGCCACCTTGTGCGTGGCGACCCGGTCCCGCCAGGGCAGGTATTCGCTCTTGTCGGCCGCCCGCGCACCCAGCCCGATGATCGGCCGGTGCGAACGCAGGGCATAACGCACCGCGAGCGCCCATTCGGTCACCCGGCGGCGGCGCTCGTGGAACTTGCCCGGCCGCCAGCCGAACGCCGTGATCACGAACGGCGGCACGATGTAGAAGCTGATCGTGGTCTTACCGGGCACCCCGAGGATGGGGATCAGCAGTAAAACCCAGGCGAGCACGATCACCGCGCCGAAGATGATCATCCGGCGACGGGCACCCTCTCCGAGGTCGATGCCGAGCAGGTCGTACTGCCGGGTCTCGATCTCGAAGTGATGGGTGAGGGTACGGCCGACACGCATTCAGCTACCCCCGGACACCAGAGTCCAGAAGCCCTTCAGCACGTTGATGGTCTGGTTGTTGGCGTAGATCAGCCCGCCGACCAGCACACCCGCGGCGATGTGGCCGAACAGCTCGCCCCACTCGCGCTTGAAGTAGTGCCCGATCGAACGCAGCACCAGGATCGCGATGAAGATGTTCCCCGCGATGACGAGAACCCAGTCCTTGAAGTCCGCGCCCGTCGGGACGTTGCTGTCGGCGAGTGGCGCAGCGAGCTCCACCACGCTCGCGACCAGTTGGTGAGTCATCATTGCGGTATCTCCCTTGTAACCGTGGTCATCCGACGGCAGCCACTTGCCATCGTTGCGCTCCGTCCGCGGCGACGGTCCGCCGCAGGGTGAGCGAGTAGGTCTGGTCGAGGGTGGTGTCCCCCGAACCGGACCAGGTGACAGCGGCCGTCGCGTGACGTTCGTTGTCGTCTCCGGTGAAGACCTGCCAGTCGGCCAGTTCTTTCAACTTGACCGAGCCGTTCAGGCTGCGAATGGCGGCGCCGGGCGCGGTCACGGCCGCCACCTTGGCGTCGGATTCGCCGTACGCCCCGAAGAACGCCTTCGCGTCGTTCAGCGTGACGGCGGTCAGGTCGTCGTCCGGCACGCCTGCCTCGGGCATGTTCTCGGGCAGCGCGGCCGGCAGATCGGCGACGTACGTCGGGGGGCCGCTGACGACGACCCGTGCCGACGTCCGGGCCACCGGCACCGAGATGCGCTGCCAGGTCGGTTTGCCGCGGACGAAGACCCGTCCGTTGCGGACGAACGGCACGACCATCACGCGGACGTCGACCTGGGCGGCGACACCGCCGGGATCGACGGTCACCTCTCCCGGGTACGCCGCGGCGGCGGCCTGGCGACCCCGCCCGTTCCAGCCGACGCGCTCGTCCAGCCCGGTGGCCAGGTCGCGTTTGATCGCGGCCGGCCGGGCATCCGGGTTCAGCTCGTCCCAGGACAGGTACGACATGGCGAACCTCGTCCCGACGGCCTGCGCCTCGTCCTTCGGGTACGTCGAACTGGCGCTTCCGGCGACCGGCGGCGCGCTGTTCGGGCGGATCCACGAGCGCACACCGCTGATCGCGGCGAGCAGCAGAACGACGACCACCAGACCGCGCAGGAAGCGCCGTGCCCAGGTGGTGAAGGACGACTCCGGCTCCGTCGCCCACGGGGTCGCGCGGCTGTCGCCAGGACCGGGCGCGCCACGATGCTGCGGCGTCCGGTGCTGCTGCGGCCCGGCCGGACCCGGTGCGGGCTGGCCGGTCGTGGGCTGATTCGGCGTCGGCCGTCGCGGCGGCGCCATCACGCCACCGGCGGGAGGCTGTGCGGGACCGGAACTACGGTGCGGACCGGTGGATCCCTTGGCCTGCCGAGGCGGCAGCGGTGCCGGCGCACCAGGGTGCGTCCACCAGTCGGCCTCGACATCTTCTGGACGGAGCTCGTTCACCGGGCCATTCGGGCGCCGTTTGTCCGACCAGTGCTCACCCTTTGGCGGCAAGTTCAACAGGCTGCGCCACCAACTCATCTCTCCCCGCCCCTCAAACAGCAGTTGTGCGGACAGTAGCCGGGAGAATACGGCAAGCAATTGTCCGTCGGGAGTCCTGGGACCAGCATCTGGTTCCCTCATCGCCGACGGCGGTCATACCGTTACGTCTTGTCGTCGTAACGGCACACTCCGGTGACGGGAGTGACGTCCTCGGTGCCCTTGCCATAGTTCCTCTCCTATGCCTGCCTACATCCCCAGGCCCGCGCAACCATGCCATACGACTCCGACAGTTTCGAAAATCCGTGCGAACAACATGGTAAAGAACGACACAACCGATCACACAGCGTGACCATTCTCGGGTGTGTCGTCCCTGTGGATAACCCTCTCATCTGTCTGGTGTGAAGGCTAGGCTCGCGGTGATAAACACGCTCGCCAGGAGGGTCACGATGGAGAAACGAAGGCTTGGGCGGCTCGGGCACGAGAGCTCGGTGCTGATTTATGGGGCCGCCTCGCTGGGTGGGGTGGACCAGGATCGCGCGGACGCCTCGATCCAGGAGGCGCTGGACGCCGGGATCAACCACTTCGACGTCGCGGCCGACTATGGCGACGCCGAGATCCGGCTCGGGCCGTGGATGCCGCAGATCCGGGACCGGATCTTCCTCGCCACCAAGACCGGGCGGCGTACGGCGGAGGAGGCCTGGGCGGAGATCAATCGTTCGCTCGAACGGCTGCAGACCGATCACGTCGACCTGATCCAGATGCACTCCGTCTGCGATCTGGAGAACCTCGACCTGGTCACCGGGAAGGGTGGCTCGCTCGAGGCCGCGATCCGGGCCAAGGAGGAGGGGCTGGCGAAGGCGATCGGTATCACCGGTCATACCGCGGCGGCGCCGAGTGTGCATACCGAGGGGCTGCGGCGGTTCGACTTCGACAGCGTGCTGACTCCGCTGAACTATCACCTCTCGACCGATCCGGAGTATGCCGAGGCGTATGCGGGGCTTGTCGCGGCCATTGAGGCCTCGGGTGCCGCGCTGATGACGATCAAGATGATCGCCCGGCGGAACTGGCACGACGGCGAGGAGAAGACGTACGACACCTGGTATGCGCCGTTCGACGAGCAGCGCTACATCACCGCTGCGACCGCCTGGCTGCTGAACGGGCATCCCGAGATCACCGGCCTCGCGACGGCCGGCGAGACCCGGTTGCTGCGCCAGATGGTGATCGCCGAGCGCGAGCGGGCGGAACTGAGTGCCGAGGACGCCGCGGCCATCCTGGAGGAGGTGAAGGACTACTCATCGCCGTTCATCACGATGCCGTTCTGACCGCCCACCGGGTTCTGACCACCGGTCTGACCGGCAGCCGAGGCCTGTCCAGGGCGCCTGGCCGCCGTTCTGACCGCCCAGTAATCGGCCGCGCCGCTGTTCTGACCGTGGCGCCGCCGTTTCGCCCGCACCGCTGTTCTGACCGCGCCGGTCTGATCCGCTCGGTCGGAGCAAGGTCGACCGGGCGAAGGTCGTCCAGGGCGAGGTGGTCCGGGGCGAGGTTGTACGGCGTGGGGGTGTGTTGGGGTGGGCGGGTGGCGTGAGAGGCTCGGCGGGCCGCCTTTGGGCACGTCTGCCCTTGTGGCGGTTGTGCTCGCGGGCGGTCCTGCTTTGACCGGGGCGTCGGGAACATTCGGCCGGGCTGTTCTGTTCTAGGAGCAGGAAAGACTTTTCATCCGAGTGCGGAGGTCGTAGTAGTGGCAACGGTCGAGGTGTCCCAGCAGAACTTCGACGAGGTCGTCGGTAAGGACGGCATCGTTTTGGTCGACTTCTGGGCTGAGTGGTGTGGTCCGTGTCGCCAGTTCGGCCCCATCTTCGAGAAGGCGTCGGAGGCGAACCCGGACATCACGTTCGGCAAGGTCGACACCGAGGCACAGCAGGAGCTCGCGCAGGCGTTCGAGATCCGGTCGATCCCGACGCTGATGGCTGTTCGCGACGGCGTGGTGCTGTACTCGCAGGCCGGCGCGCTGCCCGAGGCGGCGCTGACCGACCTGATCGGACAGGTTCGCGCGGTCGACATGGACGAGGTCCGTGCCCAGATCGCCAGCCACGAGGGTCACGACCACGACGGCGATGACGGCCACGGCCACGGTCACGGCGACCACGCCGGTCACCAGCACTGACCCGCAGCCGTCAGTCTCACTGAGCGGACAGACGCCAGGTCACTGGCCAGGCAGGCGTCGGCGCTGAGGCCAGCAGACGTCAGGGCGCTGAGCCAGGTAGGCGGCAGGCGCTCTGAGCTCGGTGGGCGGCAGGCTTCAGGACTCCCCGGGACCGCGTTGGCGGGCCGGGGAGTCTGGCGTTTAGAAGCGGTTTTCGCGGCGGTGTTTGCGTGGTCGGCCATCTGGGTCGTAGATCAGGCGGTACAACGGGCGCGCCCAGATCGACTCCAGCCGGCTGATCGGTTGGGGTTGATGGTGGCGGATCTGCCCGGGCGGGCGAGGACCGCGCTCGCCAAGCGCGTGCCATGCGTCGAGGTCAGCGGCACACCGGCGCCAACGCTCGAAGGCCTCAGGCGGATCATTCAACGCCGGATCCGCGCGCGCGTCGCCCTTCAACCCCAGATGCTCGGCCCACGCGTCTAGGCGGAACTCACGAGCGAGCACGCGCGCGTCGTCGTCCGTGCCGAAGGCGGTCGAATCCACGACCGCACAGGTCAATTCGCTGTCGTTTGTCCACGAGCGACGGCTGAAGTTGTCCGAGCCGCAGGTGAACCACACGTCGTCCACAACGCAGATCTTGGCGTGCACGTAGATCGGCACACCGTCAGCGTTCTCCAAGTTGTAGATCCCGACCCGATCAGGCGCAGCCCGCTGCAGCACCCGCAGGGCTTCCAACTGGCCGAACCGCGCAGGCGGTCCCGCCAGCCGCGAATCGTTGTCCGGATAACGCGGCACGACCACGATCACCCGCAACTCCGGCGAACGCTCCAGCGCATCAGCGATCCCTTGGGCCACCACTGCCGACCACAAGTACTGGTCCTCGACGTAGATCAGCCTCCGCGCCTGCCCGAAGGCCTTCATATAAGCGCGAGCCACACTCCGCTCCCCCTCCGGCGCGAACGGATAGCCCGGCCGCTTATGGGCATACGTCCGCAGCACCTGTACGGCGTGCGGCCCGGCAACCGGCGGATCCGGGAAGGCCTCGGGCAGCGGCTCCGGGTGGCGCGGCATGTGGGCGAGCCGCTGGATGACGGCCCGGTACGGCGTACGGCGGTCGAGGGGGTGGCCGTCGTCCCAGCGTTCGATGAAGGTGCGGAGTAGGTCGCCGACGACCGGTCCGCGGAGTTCGAGGGCCGCGTCGTGCCAGGGCGCGCGATCGCCGTACCGCGGGTCCATCGGCGCGGTCTGCGGGTCGCCCGCGTGGTCGGCGTCATCGCGGCGACCGTGGCTCAGGTCGATACCGCCGACGAAGGCAACGTCGCGTTCGGGCTGGCCGCGGTGCCGGATCACGAACAGCTTCTGGTGGTGCGAGGCGAGGCGTCGTACGCGTTGGTCGAGCAGCACCTCGGCGCCGGCCTCGTTCAGCTCCGTGCCGAGTCGCTGGTTCTCCTGGGCGTTGAACTGCACGTGGTCCGAGTGCGACCGCCAGAGCAGCCCGCGCACCTCGACACCGGCACGGGCCACGTCGCACAGGACATCGCCGACCGTCGGGCCATCCGGCAGCAGCAGCTCGTCCGCATCGCCTCGCCAGTCGGTGAAGTAGACATGGTCGCCCGGCTCGAGCTCGCACAACTCGTCGTACAACCGGCGGAAGTAGGTGGCGCCGTGGATCAGCGGCCGCACCAGGTTGCCTTCGACCCAGGATTCCCCGGCCTCGCCCAGCTGGTCGATCTCGGCCGCCGGATTCCCCCGCTCGTCCGGCGCGAGGAACCAGCGTCGTACGGCGTCATCGCTCATCCTGTGTCCCGTGTTTGAGGTTGTTTGACGGTTGGCTGTGTCCAGGTGCGTGCATCGCAAGGCGGAGAAGCTGCCTCGATGCGGGGTTCATCGTGGCTGCTTCTCCAACGCCGCGAGGTGCGTGCCTGGGCGCCGCCAACCGTTGAAGAACCTCGAACACGGGACACAAGCACCTGTAACCGGGGCCAAACGCGGCGAGACTCCCGGGCCCCGCAGGGGCGGGTCCGGGAGTCTCGTCGGCAAGCGCGTCCGGATCGGGGCAACCGGACGCACTACCCGCGCGCTTGAACTACCGCAGCGGGTTGAAGGGGGCAAGCTCGGCAGGGCGCCGGCCCGTGGTCATGGTCTCGGCTAGCAGCTGACCGGTGACCGGTCCGAGCGTGATACCCCACATGCCGTGACCGCCCGCGGCGTAGACCCGCGGGGACGCCGTGGCGCCGATGAGCGGCAGACCGTCCGGCGTGCAAGGGCGGGGACCGACCCATTCGTCGGTCCGGGCGTCGAGATCGGCATCGCGCAACAGCGGCCGGGCCGCGTTCACGATCGCTTCGATCCGGCGCGGATCAAGGGCGGCTTCGGGCCGCTTGAACTCCATCATCCCGGCGATCCGGAGCCGGTCACCGAGCGGCGTGCAGGCGACGCGCTGGGCCGGGAAGTACACCGGACCGGCGGGCACGTGCTCGATCGGGACGCTGAAGCTGTAGCCGCGACCGGCCTGGACGACCGTCTTCACGCCGAACCGGCGGGCCAGACCGCCGAGCCAGGCGCCGGTGGCGAGCACCACGGCGTCGTACGACCCGGTCGCGCCGTCGGCGAGCACGACCCGCACGTCGCGGATGCCGTCGACCACGTCGGCCACGTTCGCGTTGGAGACGATGTCGCCGCCACGCTCGACGACGGACTCGGCCAGCATCCGGACGTACTCGCCCGGGTTGATGAAGCGCTGGTCGTGCAGCCGGATGGCGGCACCGATCTCGTCCGACAGGGACGGCTCGATCTCGCGGGCGTCGTCACCGGTGATGGCCTCGAACTCGATGCCCTGGCCGGCCGCGTGGATGTGCTCGATCTCCTCGAGCAGGACGGCGCGCTCGGCCTCGGTGCGGTACGCCGCGAGGAAGGACTTCGCCTCGTACGTCTTGGCCTCGACCCCGGCTTCACCCAGCGCGTCGAACGCGGCGAGGGCGATCCGGTTGATCCCGACCAGGGACTCCATCGAGGTCTTCCACCGGCCGGCGGTGCTGTTCCGTGCGAAACGGGTGAGGAAGGACAACAGCCTCGGGTTCGCGCTTGGGGGCACGTACACCGGTGAGGAGGGGCTGATGACCGCCCGTACGCCGTACTTGAGCACCGCCGGCTCCGGCAGAGGTGTCGCCAGTCCAGGGGTCAGCCAGCCCGCATTACCCCAGGAGGCACCAGCGCCGACACCCTCGCGATCGAGGACCGTGACGTGGATACCGCGCTCCTGGAGGAACCATGCGGTGGAGAGACCGACCATGCCGGCGCCGATGACGGCGACGCGCTCGGGAACCTGGAACTGAGAGGCAGCGACCATGGAACGATGGTGCGGCCGTTCAGCAGGCCCTGTCATGGTGTGATCGCACCACTGGTGGCGCGAATGATTGTGCTCTGCGCACAATAACCTCATGATCTCAGCACCCGACCTGATCACCGCCATCGGTACGGCGCTGTTCCAGGTGGTCACCGAAGGCAAGGGAGATGCCGAGGTCAGGGACGTGTTCCTGGCCGATCCGCAGGAGCCCGCGACCGGTCAGCGGGGTGATCTGGTGCTCGGTCTCGGCCTGCGCAACGTCGAGGAGGCCAAGGAGCTGATCGAGCGTTGTGCCGCCGGTAATGCCTCAGGCGTCGTCATCCGCTCAGGCCTCGCGGAGCATCCCGAGGTCGCTGAGACGGCCGATCGCTGGCTACTCACGCTGGTGGCGCTAAGGCCGGGTGTGTCCTGGGCACACCTGGTTTGGCTGCTTCGAGGCGTCATAGATCGCGCAGCGGCTCCAGACTCCCCTGCCGCCGGTGACGCCGGGGTCCACCAGGAGCTCTTCGCACTGGCTGACGCGGCTGCAGCGATCGTGGACGCGCCAGTGACGATCGAGGACAACCAATCGCGCGTGCTGGCCTACTCCTCGGGGCAGGACCTCACAGACCCCACACGAATCTCCACGATCGTCGGCCGCCGGGTGCCGCCAGAGATCATCACGCACTACCGAGCGCGTGGGGTCTTCCGGCAGTTGGCCAAAGCGAGTGAGCCGTTCCTGGTGCCCGAGGGACCGAATATCCGGCCCCGACTGGTTGTGCCGGTTCGAGCCGGTGGTGAGTGGCTGGGCTCGATCTGGGCGGTAGTGAACGGCCCGGTTAGCCCAGAGGTCACCAACGAACTCAGCCACGCCGCCTCCGTCCTAGCCCTCCACCTACTCCGCCTACGCGCTCAAGCCGACGTGGCCCGGCGTAGCGCGATCGACCGCCTCCGTACGGTCCTACGCCAGTTCTCCCCCGACAGCACGCCTGAGGTCCGCCTATCGCCACAACCTTGGCGAGTGGTCGCACTCGATCTCCCCGCCGGGTACGACGTACCGCAGCAGCTAGACCTCTGGGACACGACAGGACGTCGTGCCGGTTGGAACGAGCCTGCCCTGGCAG
Encoded here:
- a CDS encoding ATP-binding protein — translated: MKIADKLLNLVGIGRDRGLPPPRLVAIADGLLVSERHAEAWYLISVANTDLATEAEQDAALDAAVSAAATILGDRLSHLKVVWGRSTGRDYIDSVDGHYRLGDHEAWAQTRADRIDEMRMPERYVALGVHLSDRDPRATAQVRGAISDALGTTSWRVSARELAHLDERVRKLGRQLASTVWRAHAAPAEVISWLVSREMHRGAIAAPKRGLITGASLARLTSGRVVPYTDHLRIYDARGQISAYTTVLAMTDFPEELETPGNGEWLRTLSEIKAIDDDGDEIDVTVEASVRFRVLTKKTARHLVDETRKSAKEQRRSAAKGTAEETADEIVETERVMREVKRDINRSGLTLVEDHPRLLVSADTREDLETYVDAVIAHYADRGITVAAGADEQRDLWLESLPGDQLRVPDLGHVRESTAFFGSWFWGGASVGDASGPAIGYLTGSTPGLVRFDAAAGSALGDATTSVFLGRSGRGKTTAAMLAGLDSAFAGAWVPLLDLKGDAAGVSAVASEYGVPTAVIEITARFSGAADLLRVLPADDALLQAPSQLMLLLPQHLRGAAEAPVMAATRAELQSPDPSSWGVIQRLCADDNENTRMVGFALRDLVETGLGSVVAGPPSGLSSLTTNPGLWVVQMPGLTLPSPESAPESWSPIERVGMACLRGCLAWMVRTTGRREFRGRSKVVIVPEVHLLTKTPDGASFLDYIARVGRALGASLVLDTQDPASILKLPGLVEQITTLFAFSLRSREQVDSLLELLGRPQTAPYQTLVRGINTAGNGKSIRHGHCIMRDRWDEVATVQVDIPSQRVADLLRTTPTSEHANTPAPAPTVQPEIDPFTTDLEDDELEAQAALHALTNLHTEPTTAQANAHANGHPMGAPAPASRANPATGTPQAAAVPAVDPTRSGMPADASAGGMAPGQPAAGHEAAAYAPGGYGTVGPMQAGMDPHPEPYQAPAAEPMPAATAQAARYGVTDDEFYDQEADPAYNEAMYGVYDENLTDTDADDLTDEDEDDLDDDDDDDPDDRPKNRKSSGKKEHVA
- a CDS encoding conjugal transfer protein, translating into MNELRPEDVEADWWTHPGAPAPLPPRQAKGSTGPHRSSGPAQPPAGGVMAPPRRPTPNQPTTGQPAPGPAGPQQHRTPQHRGAPGPGDSRATPWATEPESSFTTWARRFLRGLVVVVLLLAAISGVRSWIRPNSAPPVAGSASSTYPKDEAQAVGTRFAMSYLSWDELNPDARPAAIKRDLATGLDERVGWNGRGRQAAAAAYPGEVTVDPGGVAAQVDVRVMVVPFVRNGRVFVRGKPTWQRISVPVARTSARVVVSGPPTYVADLPAALPENMPEAGVPDDDLTAVTLNDAKAFFGAYGESDAKVAAVTAPGAAIRSLNGSVKLKELADWQVFTGDDNERHATAAVTWSGSGDTTLDQTYSLTLRRTVAADGAQRWQVAAVG
- a CDS encoding aldo/keto reductase, translated to MEKRRLGRLGHESSVLIYGAASLGGVDQDRADASIQEALDAGINHFDVAADYGDAEIRLGPWMPQIRDRIFLATKTGRRTAEEAWAEINRSLERLQTDHVDLIQMHSVCDLENLDLVTGKGGSLEAAIRAKEEGLAKAIGITGHTAAAPSVHTEGLRRFDFDSVLTPLNYHLSTDPEYAEAYAGLVAAIEASGAALMTIKMIARRNWHDGEEKTYDTWYAPFDEQRYITAATAWLLNGHPEITGLATAGETRLLRQMVIAERERAELSAEDAAAILEEVKDYSSPFITMPF
- the trxA gene encoding thioredoxin produces the protein MATVEVSQQNFDEVVGKDGIVLVDFWAEWCGPCRQFGPIFEKASEANPDITFGKVDTEAQQELAQAFEIRSIPTLMAVRDGVVLYSQAGALPEAALTDLIGQVRAVDMDEVRAQIASHEGHDHDGDDGHGHGHGDHAGHQH
- a CDS encoding phospholipase D family protein; protein product: MSDDAVRRWFLAPDERGNPAAEIDQLGEAGESWVEGNLVRPLIHGATYFRRLYDELCELEPGDHVYFTDWRGDADELLLPDGPTVGDVLCDVARAGVEVRGLLWRSHSDHVQFNAQENQRLGTELNEAGAEVLLDQRVRRLASHHQKLFVIRHRGQPERDVAFVGGIDLSHGRRDDADHAGDPQTAPMDPRYGDRAPWHDAALELRGPVVGDLLRTFIERWDDGHPLDRRTPYRAVIQRLAHMPRHPEPLPEAFPDPPVAGPHAVQVLRTYAHKRPGYPFAPEGERSVARAYMKAFGQARRLIYVEDQYLWSAVVAQGIADALERSPELRVIVVVPRYPDNDSRLAGPPARFGQLEALRVLQRAAPDRVGIYNLENADGVPIYVHAKICVVDDVWFTCGSDNFSRRSWTNDSELTCAVVDSTAFGTDDDARVLAREFRLDAWAEHLGLKGDARADPALNDPPEAFERWRRCAADLDAWHALGERGPRPPGQIRHHQPQPISRLESIWARPLYRLIYDPDGRPRKHRRENRF
- a CDS encoding NAD(P)/FAD-dependent oxidoreductase gives rise to the protein MVAASQFQVPERVAVIGAGMVGLSTAWFLQERGIHVTVLDREGVGAGASWGNAGWLTPGLATPLPEPAVLKYGVRAVISPSSPVYVPPSANPRLLSFLTRFARNSTAGRWKTSMESLVGINRIALAAFDALGEAGVEAKTYEAKSFLAAYRTEAERAVLLEEIEHIHAAGQGIEFEAITGDDAREIEPSLSDEIGAAIRLHDQRFINPGEYVRMLAESVVERGGDIVSNANVADVVDGIRDVRVVLADGATGSYDAVVLATGAWLGGLARRFGVKTVVQAGRGYSFSVPIEHVPAGPVYFPAQRVACTPLGDRLRIAGMMEFKRPEAALDPRRIEAIVNAARPLLRDADLDARTDEWVGPRPCTPDGLPLIGATASPRVYAAGGHGMWGITLGPVTGQLLAETMTTGRRPAELAPFNPLR
- a CDS encoding helix-turn-helix domain-containing protein, translating into MISAPDLITAIGTALFQVVTEGKGDAEVRDVFLADPQEPATGQRGDLVLGLGLRNVEEAKELIERCAAGNASGVVIRSGLAEHPEVAETADRWLLTLVALRPGVSWAHLVWLLRGVIDRAAAPDSPAAGDAGVHQELFALADAAAAIVDAPVTIEDNQSRVLAYSSGQDLTDPTRISTIVGRRVPPEIITHYRARGVFRQLAKASEPFLVPEGPNIRPRLVVPVRAGGEWLGSIWAVVNGPVSPEVTNELSHAASVLALHLLRLRAQADVARRSAIDRLRTVLRQFSPDSTPEVRLSPQPWRVVALDLPAGYDVPQQLDLWDTTGRRAGWNEPALADLDGVVLAVVSDADGPGSWKWLRKLVIDLAKEAPGTVAAAGGIARSHADLPTSRTQAVELLGLVRREEVPGPALRVEQAWHALTVHRAVSALDTSQMDGPLATLLRHDIAQSTDYVATLAAWLAYPGQPQQAARELHLHTNTLRHRMKRIGEITRLDLANPRERLALQLQIEAVRTAH